One window of the Candidatus Binatia bacterium genome contains the following:
- a CDS encoding tetratricopeptide repeat protein: MDHIPRVGIGGRYNEGKEQFLRGRGGNMETAIAALDAVVREDPTYKDSLTLLGRAYYNTGKYEIARQILQRALLVNKDDEIAWMALGLAQLRLGQDEKGIETLQGAITLISKVSKSGYRDFKEWDNKALVRTYISRSAVDVKKGSEAKASLIRNCETLLARMDDEENYQKQTRDFNRRKSPR, encoded by the coding sequence ATGGACCATATCCCGAGGGTCGGAATTGGCGGACGATACAACGAGGGCAAAGAACAGTTTCTAAGAGGCAGGGGCGGGAATATGGAGACGGCGATTGCCGCCCTGGATGCCGTGGTCCGCGAGGATCCCACCTACAAGGACAGCCTCACGCTCCTGGGCAGGGCCTATTACAACACGGGAAAATATGAGATCGCCAGGCAGATTCTACAGCGGGCTTTGCTGGTCAATAAGGACGACGAGATCGCCTGGATGGCGTTGGGACTCGCCCAACTGCGACTCGGCCAAGATGAGAAGGGGATCGAAACCCTTCAAGGCGCGATCACTCTCATCAGCAAAGTCTCGAAGAGCGGCTACCGCGATTTTAAAGAGTGGGACAACAAGGCGCTGGTCCGTACTTACATCTCAAGGAGCGCCGTGGACGTCAAGAAAGGATCCGAAGCGAAGGCAAGCTTGATTCGGAATTGCGAGACTCTGCTCGCTCGAATGGACGACGAAGAGAATTATCAAAAGCAAACGAGGGACTTCAACCGCCGTAAGAGTCCGCGGTAG